From Sporolactobacillus pectinivorans:
CCTTTTCTTATCTGGAGTTTGATATGGTTAATTTATGATTTTGGCAGAGGGATTATATCGAATTTGTCATTAAAACATGTTGTTAATTTATTCGTTTATAATGGCATACAGAATAATTTCTGGTTCTTTTACGCGATTATCTTTATCTATATATGCCTTCCCATTTTGTCTTTGCTTGCAAAAAAGGAAAATAAAAAAGTGGTTCTATTCTTTATTTTGTTGTGCCTGTTGCAGAACGGCGTGTTCCATTTCTTATTTGGCGTGTTTAGACATCCGGTATCGCCTTATTTTTCATTTCCTGTGGCAGGAACGTATCTGAGTTACGTATTAACTGGCTGGTATTTAGTTAACTTTCCTCTTAAAAAGATGCAGAGAATTTTAATTTACATTGCGGGAGCTGCGAGCGGTGGATTAATGTTTGCCGGTACTTATTATTTTAGTTTTGCAGACAGACGTTTAAATATATTGTTTATGGATTATAATTCTTTGTTTACCTTTTTCCTGTCAGTTTCTGTCTTTGTTCTATTTCAATCGATTAATTGGGATAAAATTTTTAGTGCCAGAATGGTGAGATTTATCACAATAATGTCTTCAACAAGTTTTGGCGTCTACATTATTCACAGGATGATCATTTCTGAGATGAATCATTATTTCAACCTTAATGCCACATCATTGTACTATAT
This genomic window contains:
- a CDS encoding acyltransferase gives rise to the protein MGKRIVYMDLLTCFSALFVVFLHSTLTVFNFRTDASWFESLFIQSFFHWPVPVFFMLSGANLLGYRQRYSTRIFFNKRIKRVVIPFLIWSLIWLIYDFGRGIISNLSLKHVVNLFVYNGIQNNFWFFYAIIFIYICLPILSLLAKKENKKVVLFFILLCLLQNGVFHFLFGVFRHPVSPYFSFPVAGTYLSYVLTGWYLVNFPLKKMQRILIYIAGAASGGLMFAGTYYFSFADRRLNILFMDYNSLFTFFLSVSVFVLFQSINWDKIFSARMVRFITIMSSTSFGVYIIHRMIISEMNHYFNLNATSLYYMTLFPIFIYALSVLVVYLMKRTPVIKHIMP